Genomic segment of bacterium:
GATGGCAGGCAGCAGCGGGCAGGTGCGGGAGGCGAGCATCATCGTGCCGGGCGCGCGCGCGGGCTCCACTGTCGAGGCCTGGCGCCTGGCCTACCCCACCGTGATCGGCATGCTCTCGGCCACCTTGATGTGGACGGTGGACACCCTGCTGCTCGGCCGGGTCGGCAAGGTGGAGCTGGCGGCGGCGGGGCTGGGCGGCGTGCTGGTGTGGACCCTCTACACCTTCTTCGTCGGTCTCGTGCAGGGCGTGGCGACCTTCGTCGCCCAGGCGAAGGGCGCCGGTCGCCACGGCGAGTGCGCGCTCTTCGCCTGGCAAGGCCTCTATCTCGCCCTGCCGGGTGCGCTGGTGCTGGCCGTCTTCTACTGGCAGGCGGGGAACCTGCTCGCACTGGCCGGTCCCGATCCCGCCGTTGCGGGCGAGGCGCTGCGCTACATGCGCGCCCGCATGACCGGCGCCTACTTCCTGCTCGCCACCTTCGTCTTCCACAGCTTCTTTCGCGGCATCGGCAGCGTGCGCACCTCGATGGCGATCTCGCTGGTGTCGAACCTGGTCAACCTGGTGCTCGACCTGCTGCTCATCTTCGGGCCCGGGCCTTGGCCGCGCTGGACCACCTTTGGCGCCGGACTGGCCACGAGCATCGCCGATCTCTCGGCGGCCCTGCTCGGCTGCGCGCTCTTTCTCAGGCCGCGCGTGGCGATACTCTACCATCCCTGGCGGGCGCGGGCCCTGCGGCTGGACGCCCTGCGCCGCCTCCTGCGCGTCGGCGCGCCGATCGGCGTGCAGACCTTCCTCGACATGGGCAGCTTCACCGTCTTCATGGCGCTGATGGGCCGGCTCGGCACGGACGAACTGGCCGCCAGCCAGATCGCGGTGCAGCTGCTCAGCTTCTCCTTCATGCCGGCCAACGGCATCGCCAAGGCCGCGACGACGATGGTGGGTCAGTACCTCGGGGCCGGCCGCGCCGCGCTTGCCGCGCGCTGCGGCTGGGTGAGCCTGCGCATGAACCTGGTCTACTCGCTGGCGGTGGCGCTGATCTTCTTCGGCGCGCGCGCGCACCTGTTCAGCCTCTTCAACGGCGATCCGGGCGTGGTGGCGGCGGGCCTCGGCATCGTGCCGCTGCTCGCGCTCTTCCAGATCGGCGACGCGGTGCAGATGACGATGAGCGGCGCCCTCCAGGGCGCCGGCGACACGCGAGCGCCGATGCTGATCACGGGGATCGGCTCCTACGCGATCTTCCTGCCGCTCGCGCTCGTCTTCGCCTATCGGCTGCAGTGGGGGATCTTCGGCGCCTGGCTCGGCGGGGTGATCGCCTTTGCCTGCATCGCCACGCTGCTGACGCTCCGCTTCCGCCACGGCGCCTGGCAGCGCACGCGGATCTAGACGCGGGGGCCGCGCCGGCAATGAGGGGCGCTCTGATGCCTTCCCCTCGCTCACGCTTCGCAGTTCGCACGGGAAAGGCATCAGAGCGCCCACCACGATCGACACCGCCCCCGCGCCGAGCAGCGTGGGACGCCGGGTGCCGTGGCCAAAGCAATGCCCCTGCGCCGCGGGGCGCAGGGGCTTGTGCTGTGCGAGCCGCAGGAGCGCTGCGACCTTCGGCCTGCGATGCCGAGCCGCGCGGCTCCTGTGGGCCACGCGAGCATCAAGGCGGCTGCGTGACCTCTCTGCGAGCGACTTCGAAGCGGAGCGAGCGGGAAGGTCACGCAGCCGCTTCGTTGGTCGCTTGTTTCACTTGAGCAAGGTCAGCTTCTTCGTCTCGCTGGCTCTGCCCACCTTCAGGCGCGCGAAGTAGATGCCGCTGGGCAGCTCGCTGCCCGCCTCGTCGCGGCCGTCCCACTTGTGCAGGTAAGTGCCGGGCGCCAGGCTGCCCGCGGTGAGGCTCCGCAGCCGGCGGCCGCGCAGGTCGTAGATCTCCAGACGCACGTCCTGTGCGCTGGCGCCGCCCACCGTGAAGCGGATGTTCGTGCTCGGGTTGAAGGGGTTCGGCCAGTTGTCGTCGAGGCGGAAAACGCGGCCCGCCGGCAGCGGGTCCTCATCATCCACCCCGACCACCCAGTCGATCGTGCTCGGGTTGCCCGTCCGGTGGAAGTCGTGCATGTAGGTGTACCAGGGCATCATCGCGGGATCGTAGGCCGTCGGGAATTCCCAGATGTAGACGTTGCGGTCCCATCCGACGAAGACCATGTCGAGCAGGCCGTCCTCATCCACGTCGAGCAGGCTGGCCGCGGAGCGGGCATACTCGCTGGTCACGAGCGGGAAGCCGTCCACCGGCGTGCCGTCGTGGTGCCAGGCGTCGATCTTGCCGTTCTCGTGCGGCAGGACG
This window contains:
- a CDS encoding MATE family efflux transporter, translating into MAGSSGQVREASIIVPGARAGSTVEAWRLAYPTVIGMLSATLMWTVDTLLLGRVGKVELAAAGLGGVLVWTLYTFFVGLVQGVATFVAQAKGAGRHGECALFAWQGLYLALPGALVLAVFYWQAGNLLALAGPDPAVAGEALRYMRARMTGAYFLLATFVFHSFFRGIGSVRTSMAISLVSNLVNLVLDLLLIFGPGPWPRWTTFGAGLATSIADLSAALLGCALFLRPRVAILYHPWRARALRLDALRRLLRVGAPIGVQTFLDMGSFTVFMALMGRLGTDELAASQIAVQLLSFSFMPANGIAKAATTMVGQYLGAGRAALAARCGWVSLRMNLVYSLAVALIFFGARAHLFSLFNGDPGVVAAGLGIVPLLALFQIGDAVQMTMSGALQGAGDTRAPMLITGIGSYAIFLPLALVFAYRLQWGIFGAWLGGVIAFACIATLLTLRFRHGAWQRTRI